A DNA window from Panthera tigris isolate Pti1 chromosome X, P.tigris_Pti1_mat1.1, whole genome shotgun sequence contains the following coding sequences:
- the NR0B1 gene encoding nuclear receptor subfamily 0 group B member 1: protein MAGEDHQWQDSILYNMLMSAKQAHAAAEAPEARLGGACWGCSCGAEPLVGRAELPRGRTGALMYRCCFCGEDHPRQGSILYCMLTSAKEAQAAAEAPKERPGGACWGCSCGSEPPVGREELSERRTMALLYRCCFCGEDHPRQGSILYSLLTSAKQTHVAPEAPEARLRGAWWDRSYGAQGLGGRNELPGGRAGALLYRCSFCGDDHPQQDGILHHLPMSAKLAHAAPETQLAAPFWDPQCGAQRRVALKSPQVVCEAASAGLLKTMRFVKYLPCFQVLPLDQQLVLVRNCWAPLLMLELAQDRLNFETVEITEPSLLQRILTTRRRETAGDEPPPLSPLPPHLVRPLEAGHLPSAAEVQVIKCFLAKCWSLDISTKEYAYLKGTVLFNPGLPGLQCVTYIQGLQWGTQQILSDHIRMTHRGHHIRFAQLNSALFLLRYVNANVLAELFFRPVIGSVSMDDMMLEMLCGKL, encoded by the exons ATGGCGGGCGAGGACCACCAGTGGCAGGACAGCATCCTCTACAACATGCTCATGAGCGCGAAGCAAGCGCACGCGGCTGCGGAGGCGCCCGAGGCGCGGCTGGGGGGCGCGTGCTGGGGCTGCTCGTGTGGCGCGGAGCCCCTGGTGGGCAGAGCGGAGCTGCCGCGGGGGCGGACAGGGGCGCTCATGTACCGCTGCTGCTTTTGCGGGGAAGACCACCCGCGGCAAGGCAGCATCCTCTACTGCATGCTCACAAGCGCAAAGGAGGCGCAAGCGGCTGCGGAGGCGCCCAAGGAGCGGCCGGGGGGCGCGTGCTGGGGCTGCTCGTGCGGGTCGGAGCCCCCGGTGGGCAGAGAGGAGCTGTCGGAGAGGCGGACCATGGCGCTCCTGTACCGCTGCTGCTTTTGCGGTGAAGACCACCCGCGGCAGGGCAGCATCCTCTACAGCTTGCTCACGAGTGCAAAGCAGACGCACGTGGCGCCGGAAGCGCCCGAAGCGCGGCTTAGGGGCGCGTGGTGGGATCGCTCCTACGGCGCCCAGGGCCTGGGGGGCAGAAATGAGCTGCCGGGTGGGCGGGCAGGGGCGCTCCTGTACCGCTGCAGCTTTTGCGGGGACGACCACCCGCAGCAGGACGGCATTCTCCACCACTTGCCCATGAGCGCAAAGCTGGCGCACGCCGCTCCCGAGACGCAGCTCGCGGCCCCTTTCTGGGACCCCCAGTGTGGCGCACAGCGGCGGGTGGCCCTCAAGAGTCCACAGGTGGTCTGCGAGGCTGCCTCGGCCGGCCTGTTGAAGACGATGCGCTTTGTCAAGTACTTACCCTGCTTCCAGGTGCTCCCTCTGGACCAGCAACTGGTGCTGGTGCGCAACTGCTGGGCGCCGCTGCTCATGCTCGAGCTGGCTCAGGACCGCTTGAACTTCGAGACGGTGGAGATCACGGAGCCCAGCCTGCTGCAGAGGATCCTCACCACCAGGCGGCGGGAGACCGCGGGCGACGAACCGCCGCCTCTGTCCCCGCTGCCGCCACACTTGGTACGGCCGCTGGAGGCCGGGCATTTGCCGTCTGCCGCTGAAGTCCAAGTCATCAAATGCTTCCTTGCCAAGTGCTGGAGCCTGGACATCAGTACCAAGGAGTACGCGTACCTCAAGGGGACCGTGCTCTTTAACCCAG GCCTGCCAGGCCTGCAGTGCGTCACGTACATCCAGGGACTTCAGTGGGGAACTCAGCAGATACTCAGCGACCACATCAGGATGACACACAGGGGGCACCACATCAGATTCGCCCAACTGAATAGCGCCCTCTTCCTACTGAGATACGTCAATGCCAATGTCCTTGCGGAACTGTTTTTCAGGCCCGTCATCGGTTCAGTCAGCATGGATGATATGATGCTGGAAATGCTCTGTGGGAAGTTATGA